A genomic window from Xyrauchen texanus isolate HMW12.3.18 chromosome 31, RBS_HiC_50CHRs, whole genome shotgun sequence includes:
- the si:ch211-222n4.2 gene encoding LOW QUALITY PROTEIN: coiled-coil domain-containing protein 74B (The sequence of the model RefSeq protein was modified relative to this genomic sequence to represent the inferred CDS: deleted 1 base in 1 codon; substituted 1 base at 1 genomic stop codon), producing the protein MVKWPDGGHYSHGEKLEKLHEEIERLKRENKELQFKLIMEPPKSISKVSSHRIQRCKTESHMFQTDRRNYLEQTLEKTCLLQSTELRXCKETRSNSSGMPTADRMDVPSEAKSGFITSLEPLMIQCSPSLPPRPPTLQECEIIIRQLYNANGLQSQEIFRVKAVLQDIVLNKKITAENYILSKAYLTYGKRTQDSETFPELSLQTLPRGLPMSQARKAEKVILPALKQSLNNNIAERHRRTQALQRRRLKWTLH; encoded by the exons ATGGTAAAGTGGCCAGACGGAGGCCActactca CACGGAGAAAAGCTGGAGAAGTTACATGAAGAAATAGAGCGTTTAAAACGCGAAAATAAAG AGTTGCAGTTCAAACTGATC ATGGAGCCTCCAAAGTCAATCAGTAAAG TGTCCAGCCATAGAATCCAGAGGTGTAAAACAGAGAGCCACATGTTCCAGACAGATAGAAGGAATTACCTGGAGCAAACACTGGAGAAAACATGTCTACTACAAAGCACAGAACTCAGGTAG TGTAAAGAAACCAGATCAAATTCTTCTGGGATGCCCACAGCAGACAGGATGGATGTTCCTTCAGAAGCCAAATCAGGGTTCATCACTTCTCTAGAGCCTCTAATGATCCAGTGCAGCCCCTCTCTGCCCCCACGACCTCCTACCCTGCAGGAGTGTGAGATCATCATACGTCAGCTGTACAATGCTAATGGCCTGCAGTCCCAGGAG ATCTTTCGGGTGAAAGCTGTTCTCCAAGACATTGTTCTCAACAAGAAAATCACTGCAGAGAACTACATTTTGAGCAAGGCATACCTCACTTATGGTAAAag aACTCAGGATTCAGAGACATTTCCTGAGCTTTCCCTCCAAACACTGCCTAGAGGATT ACCTATGTCACAGGCACGTAAAGCCGAAAAGGTGATTCTCCCTGCCCTCAAACAGAGCCTGAACAACAACATAGCAGAGAGACACAGGAGAACTCAGGCTTTGCAGAGAAGACGTCTAAAGTGGACTTTGCACTGA